The Pseudomonas sp. KU26590 genomic sequence CATAAATCTCCAACGTATTGACAACAAAAAATTAGAGCCCAGTTCCGAAGCTCGGCTCGAACCAATTCGCCAGGTTTTGTTAGATATTGCCAAAATTATTGGCGACGCCAACGCTAAAATTTCCGAGCAAAATGGTATAGTTGCAAACTTCAAGTTTGAACAAACAAAACTCACGGGTCAGGTTTGGAGATATATCCTAGATGCCGAGCTAAAAGACACTATTGCTGATTATGAAAAAAACAAAGCCGCTTTGGTCAAAGCCATCGCTGGCCTCACTGCTCAGGTGGATAAAGTTAAACTGTCCATCCTTGAGAAAGATAAAGAACTTAAGGAGCTGGAAAGCAAGACAACCAGCATTCAGCCTACGGTAAACGCCATTAATCGTCTTTTAAAGAGCTTTGGCTTCAAAGGGTTTTCACTCGCGCTTACGTCCACTGGCGACTCCTACCGACTTCTCAGGGCCGATGGCACTGACGCTAAAGCGACCTTGAGCGAGGGTGAGAAGACGTTTGTTACCTTCTTATACTTCTATCATCTGTTGAAGGGGAGCCCCACCACATCAGGTATGACGGCCGACCGTGTTGTGGTGATAGATGACCCAGTCTCCAGCTTAGATAGCGACATCTTGTTCATAGTCGCCAGCTTGATCAAGAAGCTGTTCACCGAGATTAGGGAGGGTAAAGGGTATCTCAAACAGATCTTCATCCTCACCCACAACGTGTATTTTCATAAAGAGATCACGTTTCATCACAAACGAAAAGCCAAGGGCAATGCCTTGGCGGACGAGTCCTTTTGGATCATCCGAAAGCCTGCTCAGAACTCGAAGGTGGAGCACTACACTACCAACCCGATCAAAACCTCTTACGAGTTGTTGTGGGCAGAGCTGAGAAAACCTGACCCGCAGAATCTGACCATCCAAAACACCTTGCGACGCATCTTGGAAAACTATTTCAAAATCCTAGGAGGCATTGATCTACAGGACTTGTGGGAGCATTTTGAGGGCGAGGAAGCTGTCCATTGCAAATCCCTAATCTCCTGGGTCAATGACGGTTCTCATTTTGCCCATGATGACCTATACGTGGTTATCGACGAGCCGATGGTCGACAGCTACTTGAAAGTGTTTTTCAAGATATTCAAGCAAACCAAGCACATACCCCACTACCAGATGATGATGGGCGAGCAGTACGTCGATCTTGACCCTGACGTCGCTGAGGCCGACGCGGGCGTGGAACCAGTCAACGCACCTCAAACAGGGGTAGCGTCCCTTCAACTGGCTGACAGCTCAGGGCAGGTCACCCATGAGGCGCAGGAGTCTCTGCCGAATGACCATGTGCTTCCATTTGCATCCCTAAGCATTGCGATACCTCCGGCGCCAATGGATCAGGAGCCGCCCTTTTGATTGATCAGCGCATTCCTTCGCGACTCCAATGGTTGCCCCGGGAAACTATGAGGTGGGTTTGACCCACCTCATGGTTTCTGGCCACGTTATGGCTTCATCAACCAAGTCTTTTGTTTGCGCTAGTTTTTGATGCTTCACTGTCGTCTTTGGAGGTGCGCTTTCCGCGGTTTTTAGCAGATGTGCGTTTGCATTCATACACCAACACTCCAAGTGTGAAACCGATGGATAGCGTTACGCCATAGTTTGCGTACGAAACTCCTAATATTTTTGCTATCCAGCTGAACAGAAGGGCAGCAAGCCCGCCTGAAAATAATTTGATTAAGTTTTTAAGATTGTCCCAATCACTTTTGTGCGTTGGTTCAGTTGCCATAGTGTTGTGGTTCGAGATGTTTGCTATGTCAATAGTCCTCTGTTTTTCGTCATGATTATAGTTGGCTTTATAAAGTTTTCGCGACTCTATTTCTTGCTCGATTAAATCGTGGGACGGTAAAAAATCTAATTGGTTCCAGTAGTATGTCTTAACTCCATAGGCTGAGAGTAGTGTGCTGGAGGTCTGAGGGCTGGGTAATAGTTGTATATATCGATCATCCAATAAAGCAAAGGTGCTTCTGTTACTCTTGGGGGCGTTAATTAACTTCATCCGCTCTGGGGCAGGATAAGTTTCCTCCCTGACTTTTGCTGAGATCATTCTGCGGTGGCGATGCATTAACGCGACCCTGTTTTTCCCTTCGTGTGCCCAGATAATACCTAATGGTTTCACCCATATGTACTCGGCGGTTTCAAGCCCCATGCTGTCAGGATTACCGCTAAAAAATTCTAATAGTTTGTCTAGTTTTTCAGATTTAACATCATCAGGTTTCCACGCTATGCTGGCCCCTAATACGAAAGATGGATCGACGGATGCAATAGTGTAAGAAGAGTTTACGGATTCTGTTTTTAGGAATGGTGCTATGCGGTAAAGGAAACTGAACCCGTGATACGCGCATGTATTCCCAGATTGCATCCAATCATCAATAAACTCTTGGCCCACAAGCGAGCGGCTCTGAAGATCCATGCTGATTTTCTTATCAACAATACGTCGAACTATATTAAGCAGCCTCAGGTTCGTCCCCATTTCTAGGCTTGGTAGCTGAACCTCATCCATACGTAAGTTCCTTGTAATTCTGCGACGGGAGTTAAAATTCCGTTTATTAAGCAATCTCGCAATGCTGGTGTATGTGTTTTTCACTGGCAAGCACCATCCCGTTGCGACACTGGCCGGGTCAAGGGGTTGGTGCGGCCCGCAGCACCGAAGGGGCGAGGACTTGAACTGGCCTAATGATTTTGGACATCTCAATCGGGCGCTTCACACTTATCCCGAGCATTAGCTAACGAGATTTCTGGATAGTCGCCTAGGGCGAACCACGAAGCCTTGCCGCTCAACTTGAAGCGGTATCACCATGCTCGTACTCCGTTAGGCTTCACCTCAAGGTAGAGTCCCCTAGCGTCGTTGATGCGATACAGCTTGTCTTTGGGCTTTGCGGCTCGGCAGTGAGCATCGGTGAGCATGAGATGATCTGTATTTTTAGGATATCTGCATCGTATACACCTAAAAATGCCTGTCCAAAAAACGTATACACCTATGTAGTCGATTTTTTTGTATATGGGTCAGTAGTCTCATGCAAGCTATAGAAACGAAAAAGCCCCGAAATTCGGGGCTTTCACGGGTTTTCAGGGGGCTGATGTAATCTACAGAAATCTCCTGAAATGCCAGCTACAATTTAGACGTTGAAACGGAAGTGCAGAACGTCGCCGTCCTTGACGATGTAGTCCTTGCCTTCCAGGCGCCATTTGCCCGCTTCCTTGGCACCGGCTTCACCCTTGTACTGGATGAAGTCGTTGTAGGCGACGCATTCGGCGCGGATGAAGCCTTTTTCGAAATCGGTGTGGATCACGCCGGCCGCCTGTGGCGCGGTGGCGCCGACACGGACGGTCCATGCACGAACTTCTTCGACACCGGCAGTGAAGTAGGTCTGCAGGTGCAGCATCTCGTAGCCGGCACGGATCACGCGGTTCAGGCCAGGCTCTTCAAGGCCCAGGGCCTCCAGGAACATGTCCTTTTCTTCGCCGTCGTCGAGTTCGGCGATTTCCGCTTCGATCTTGTTGCAGACCGGCACCAGCATGGCGCCTTCTTCTTCGGCGATGGCGCGAACCACGTCCAGGTGCGGGTTGTTCTCGAACCCGTCTTCAGCGACGTTGGCGATGTACATGACCGGCTTGGTGGTCAGCAGATGGAAGCCCTTGATGACGGCTTTCTCATCGGCGTTCATGCTCTTCATCAGGCTGCGCGCGGGTTTGCCCAGCGTGAAGTGAGTGATGAGTTGCTCCAGCAGGCCTTTCTGGACCACTGCGTCCTTGTCGCCGCCCTTGGCGTTGCGCGTGACTTTCTGCAGTTGCTTCTCGCAGCTGTCGAGGTCAGCGAAAATCAACTCCAGGTCGATGATCTCGATGTCGCGCTTCGGGTCGACGCTGTTGGAAACGTGAATCACGTTCTCGTCTTCGAAGCAGCGAACCACGTGAGCAATGGCGTCGGTCTCGCGGATGTTGGCGAGGAACTTGTTGCCCAGGCCTTCACCTTTGGAGGCACCGGCAACCAGCCCGGCGATGTCGACGAATTCCATCGTGGTCGGCAGGATACGCTTGGGGTTGACGATGTCGGCCAGGGCCTGCAGGCGCGGGTCCGGCATTGGCACGATGCCGGTGTTCGGTTCGATGGTGCAGAAGGGAAAGTTCTCCGCCGCGATACCGGATTTGGTCAGGGCGTTGAACAGGGTGGACTTGCCGACGTTGGGCAGGCCGACGATGCCGCAGTTGAATCCCATGGTGTTTCCCCTCGAGTGATGTCAGGCCTTCTGGCTGTGCAGGACGCGCATCGCCTTGGCGAAGTCGCCAGCGAGTACATCCGGCAGCACGCCGAGGGCAAAGTCGATGCTGGCGTCCAGTTTTTCCTGCTCGGCGCGTGGCGCTCGACCCAGGACGAAGTTGGACACCAGACTGGCGTCGCCCGGGTGGCCAATGCCAAGCCGCAGGCGGTGGAAGCCGTTCTGGTTGCCGAGCTGCGCAATGATGTCGCGCAGCCCGTTATGCCCGCCGTGCCCGCCACCCAATTTGAGTTTGGCGACGCCCGGAGGCAGGTCGAGTTCGTCGTGAGCCACCAGAATGGCTTGCGGAGGAATCCGGAAGAAACCCGCCAGAGCTGCGACGGACTGGCCGCTGCGGTTCATGTAGGTGGTGGGAATCAGCAGACGAACGTCTTGGCCCTGATGACTGAATTTAGCCGTCAGGCCGAAATATTTGCGGTCAGCGGTCAGATTGACACGCTGGGCGCTGGCAATGCGCTCAACGAAAAGAGCCCCTGCGTTATGCCGGGTCTGTTCGTATTCGGGGCCTGGATTTCCCAGGCCGACGATCAGTTGGATGGCGGTCACGTCAGGGGCTCTTCCTTGGGTCGAGTGTGATGATGGCGAGCATCATCACGGGTTCAACCGGCTAGCGAGTAATAATTACTCTGCTTCGCCTTCTGCGGTGCCTTCTTCGTCTTCGTCCTGGACAATGCGAGGAGCGTGGACGTTAGCGATGTCCAGGTCCTTGTCGTGGGCCAGAGCGACGAATTCAACACCTTTAGGTGCCTTGATATCGGACAGGTGGACTTTGTCGCCGATTTCCAGCGCGCCCAGGTCAACTTCGATGAACTCAGGCAGATCTTTCGGCAGGCAGGTCACTTCCAGCTCAGTGGTAGTGTGCGAGATCTCGCCGCCTTTCTTGATCGGTGCTTCTTCGTTGATGAAGTGCACTGGAACGATAGCG encodes the following:
- a CDS encoding AAA family ATPase → MIESIRLANIASYGSPVTVDKLKEINFFYGANGAGKTSIGRLICDPSVSDTSQVNWLKGLPLETQVYNNDFIEKNYTSVSNLKGVFTLGETQQAQLDQIAALKKEIGTLGEGRDKYQDNLGGPDTKGGKVAELTALEAAFKDKCWAQKRKHDDVFAVAFSGLRNNADYFKVRVISEKGSNTSDLFDITTLTEKAKLLYGDAPALLDKIPSLNAESLVLVEADPILEKKVLGKSDVNIAAMIARLNNSDWVRQGVAYFKENGDNCPFCQQKTSESFEKSLNEYFDESFETDTAAIEKLRNSYQQGADLLSQQIGRLADVQSEFVDKQILEASLGLLHSLIIINLQRIDNKKLEPSSEARLEPIRQVLLDIAKIIGDANAKISEQNGIVANFKFEQTKLTGQVWRYILDAELKDTIADYEKNKAALVKAIAGLTAQVDKVKLSILEKDKELKELESKTTSIQPTVNAINRLLKSFGFKGFSLALTSTGDSYRLLRADGTDAKATLSEGEKTFVTFLYFYHLLKGSPTTSGMTADRVVVIDDPVSSLDSDILFIVASLIKKLFTEIREGKGYLKQIFILTHNVYFHKEITFHHKRKAKGNALADESFWIIRKPAQNSKVEHYTTNPIKTSYELLWAELRKPDPQNLTIQNTLRRILENYFKILGGIDLQDLWEHFEGEEAVHCKSLISWVNDGSHFAHDDLYVVIDEPMVDSYLKVFFKIFKQTKHIPHYQMMMGEQYVDLDPDVAEADAGVEPVNAPQTGVASLQLADSSGQVTHEAQESLPNDHVLPFASLSIAIPPAPMDQEPPF
- the pth gene encoding aminoacyl-tRNA hydrolase, which codes for MTAIQLIVGLGNPGPEYEQTRHNAGALFVERIASAQRVNLTADRKYFGLTAKFSHQGQDVRLLIPTTYMNRSGQSVAALAGFFRIPPQAILVAHDELDLPPGVAKLKLGGGHGGHNGLRDIIAQLGNQNGFHRLRLGIGHPGDASLVSNFVLGRAPRAEQEKLDASIDFALGVLPDVLAGDFAKAMRVLHSQKA
- the ychF gene encoding redox-regulated ATPase YchF codes for the protein MGFNCGIVGLPNVGKSTLFNALTKSGIAAENFPFCTIEPNTGIVPMPDPRLQALADIVNPKRILPTTMEFVDIAGLVAGASKGEGLGNKFLANIRETDAIAHVVRCFEDENVIHVSNSVDPKRDIEIIDLELIFADLDSCEKQLQKVTRNAKGGDKDAVVQKGLLEQLITHFTLGKPARSLMKSMNADEKAVIKGFHLLTTKPVMYIANVAEDGFENNPHLDVVRAIAEEEGAMLVPVCNKIEAEIAELDDGEEKDMFLEALGLEEPGLNRVIRAGYEMLHLQTYFTAGVEEVRAWTVRVGATAPQAAGVIHTDFEKGFIRAECVAYNDFIQYKGEAGAKEAGKWRLEGKDYIVKDGDVLHFRFNV